From the genome of Blautia pseudococcoides, one region includes:
- a CDS encoding VirD4-like conjugal transfer protein, CD1115 family — MKDKKRTAAIVAAIILGCAAFLYLGGMLGQLFTNYVAWMQADGLAGEAAMKPVSWNPAVCFPMAFTPDGLKGMLGTLILGGGIFAYIKLHDKFDGKSYDPRGFTKSKSGIYGTASWMEEKEMREVLEVSSVDKAEGTILGEYKGKAVCMPKDTRLNRHIAIFGASGTMKSRAIIRNSLFQAIKRGESVIITDSKAELYADTAEMYRQAGYEVKIYNLVTPEHGDSWNCMSDLNGDTLMAQVLTNVIIGNTSSGKGDHFWDNGEGNLLKALILLVDQDRTRSPDMKHLTAVYQLLTQNSERQLTAMFDKLPLDHPARAPFNLFAQSSDTVKSGIILGLGTRLQVLQNQAVQRITSQSDIDLTSPARHRCAYYIILSDQDATMAFLSSLFFSFMFIKLTRYADSRPNGRCDVPVNLILDEFNNVGRIGGAEDGSDFARSLSVVRSRDIRVMLAVQSLGQLQNRYPNNLWAEIIGNCDIQLMLGCTDEVTAEYISARSGDMSVQVNSTMTVRHTIAVAQVIPQYRHTEGQGRRRLLTPDEVLRLPNEEMLCVIRGCNLLKLEKLDFTKHPMSRQIVRASIMDYQPATIFTAPILSEPVPVAEPEKKPARKKSLYSSAKPPAEF; from the coding sequence TTGAAAGATAAAAAAAGAACGGCTGCCATTGTGGCGGCCATCATACTGGGATGCGCAGCGTTTTTATATCTTGGTGGAATGCTTGGCCAGTTGTTTACAAACTATGTAGCATGGATGCAGGCAGACGGGCTTGCAGGCGAGGCCGCCATGAAACCGGTCAGCTGGAATCCTGCGGTCTGTTTCCCAATGGCGTTTACCCCAGACGGGCTGAAAGGAATGCTTGGAACCCTGATCCTTGGCGGAGGGATTTTTGCTTACATCAAGCTTCACGATAAGTTTGATGGAAAAAGCTATGACCCCAGAGGCTTCACCAAAAGCAAGTCAGGGATTTACGGAACCGCCTCATGGATGGAAGAAAAAGAAATGCGTGAGGTACTGGAGGTGTCTTCTGTTGATAAGGCTGAAGGAACGATTCTGGGTGAGTATAAGGGAAAAGCGGTCTGTATGCCAAAAGATACCAGACTCAATCGACACATCGCCATATTTGGTGCGTCGGGCACCATGAAATCCCGGGCAATCATCCGGAATTCACTGTTTCAGGCAATAAAGCGTGGCGAATCCGTGATTATCACAGACAGTAAAGCCGAACTGTATGCAGACACAGCAGAAATGTACCGGCAGGCAGGCTACGAGGTGAAGATTTACAATCTCGTCACACCTGAGCATGGAGATTCGTGGAACTGCATGTCAGACTTAAACGGTGATACCCTAATGGCACAAGTGCTGACCAATGTTATTATCGGCAATACCAGTTCTGGTAAAGGAGATCACTTTTGGGATAACGGCGAGGGCAATCTTTTAAAGGCTCTGATTCTTCTGGTAGACCAGGATAGAACCCGTAGTCCGGACATGAAACATCTTACTGCAGTATACCAGCTTCTGACTCAGAACAGTGAGCGACAGCTGACAGCCATGTTCGATAAGCTTCCCCTTGACCATCCGGCGAGGGCGCCTTTTAATCTGTTTGCCCAGTCCAGCGATACTGTAAAATCAGGAATCATTTTAGGTCTCGGCACGCGGCTGCAAGTGCTGCAAAACCAGGCAGTGCAGCGGATTACAAGTCAGTCTGACATTGATCTGACCTCTCCTGCCAGACACAGATGCGCATATTATATTATCCTGAGCGATCAAGATGCCACCATGGCATTCCTGTCATCGCTCTTTTTTTCGTTCATGTTTATTAAATTAACTCGCTATGCAGACAGCCGGCCAAACGGCCGTTGCGATGTGCCCGTAAATTTGATCTTGGATGAGTTTAACAACGTGGGTCGCATCGGTGGCGCAGAAGACGGATCAGATTTTGCCCGTTCTCTTTCGGTGGTGCGTTCCAGAGACATCCGTGTGATGCTGGCAGTGCAGAGCCTGGGTCAGTTACAGAACCGGTATCCAAATAATCTGTGGGCCGAAATCATCGGCAACTGCGACATCCAGCTGATGCTTGGATGTACGGATGAGGTTACGGCTGAGTATATCTCAGCAAGATCTGGAGATATGTCCGTGCAGGTAAATTCTACTATGACGGTGAGGCATACCATTGCAGTCGCTCAGGTCATACCCCAGTACCGTCATACTGAGGGTCAGGGACGAAGGCGGCTTCTGACTCCGGATGAGGTCCTACGGCTTCCAAACGAAGAAATGCTCTGCGTCATACGAGGCTGCAATCTCTTGAAGCTTGAAAAACTGGATTTTACAAAACATCCCATGTCAAGACAGATTGTGAGAGCATCCATCATGGATTACCAGCCAGCAACAATATTTACTGCACCGATACTTAGTGAACCAGTTCCAGTAGCAGAGCCGGAGAAAAAGCCGGCACGTAAAAAAAGCCTTTACAGCTCGGCAAAACCGCCGGCTGAATTTTAA